Proteins from a single region of Harmonia axyridis chromosome 4, icHarAxyr1.1, whole genome shotgun sequence:
- the LOC123678699 gene encoding zinc finger protein 433-like — MPVSMMAKNYSHCPLKKRPVHIVDDISDEPEDLSTKPRDLSKTEQISSSSSPSLPSPTSSTNIPSPYFDYTSISPSNSPVSSPSPPAIYHPIPFHPASISPEYAPQTWHRSVAAPHYPYGFHPYGYHHHDYVVRSSSPYSESSLSPPHQPTHPLMPLAIKPLPYSDQSSLSPNSSTASPPPEMVTVRAEKHRQADRHQCPDCGKSYSTFSGLSKHRQFHCAAGDGPKKVFNCKYCDKVYVSLGALKMHIRTHTLPCKCEICGKAFSRPWLLQGHIRTHTGEKPFSCTHCNRAFADRSNLRAHLQTHTDVKKYSCKNCNKTFSRMSLLTKHLESGCLGNANVMRMPTENRYYEPEDLSTKPRDLRKTEEISSSSSPSLPSPTSSTNTPSPHFDYTSISLSNSAVSSPSPPAIYHPIPFHPASISPEYAPQTWHSSVAAPHYPYGFHPYGYHHHDYVVRSSSPYSESSLSPPHQPTHPMMPLAIKPLPYSDQSSLSPNSSTASPPPEMVTVRADKHRQADRHQCPDCGKSYSTFYRLSKHRQFHCAAGDGPKKVFNCNYCDKVYVSSGAFKMHIRTHTLPCKCEICGKGFSRPWLLQGHIRTHTGEKPFSCTHCNRAFALRSNLIVHLQTHTDVKKYSCKNCNKTFSKMSRLTKHLESGCLGNANVMRMPTENRY; from the exons ATGCCTGTGTCAATGATGGCGAAGAATTATTCTCATTGTCCTTTGAAGAAGAGGCCTGTGCATATTGTGGATGATATATCAG ATGAACCTGAAGATCTCAGCACAAAACCAAGGGATTTGAGCAAAACCGAACAAATCTCATCGTCGAGTTCTCCAAGTTTGCCAAGTCCGACTAGCAGCACTAACATTCCTTCACCTTATTTTGATTACACTTCAATTTCTCCTTCAAACTCACCAGTTTCTTCACCTTCACCTCCAGCAATCTACCATCCAATTCCATTCCACCCAGCTTCTATAAGCCCTGAATACGCTCCTCAAACTTGGCACCGCAGTGTGGCAGCTCCTCATTACCCCTATGGATTCCACCCTTATGGATACCATCATCATGATTACGTTGTGAGGTCATCGTCACCTTATAGTGAAAGTTCTTTGTCGCCACCACATCAGCCAACTCACCCTTTGATGCCGCTGGCCATCAAACCTCTACCATATAGTGACCAATCTTCGCTGAGTCCGAATTCGTCGACAGCATCACCGCCTCCTGAGATGGTAACAGTTCGCGCTGAAAAACATCGTCAAGCAGACAGACATCAATGCCCGGATTGTGGGAAAAGCTACTCTACCTTCTCCGGACTTTCAAAACACCGTCAGTTCCACTGTGCTGCTGGTGATGGACCCAAAAAAGTCTTCAACTGCAAGTACTGCGATAAAGTATACGTTTCCTTGGGAGCTCTCAAGATGCACATCAGGACCCACACTCTACCCTGCAAGTGCGAGATTTGCGGAAAAGCTTTTTCCCGACCTTGGTTGTTGCAAGGACACATCCGTACCCACACCGGAGAAAAACCCTTCTCTTGTACCCACTGCAACAGAGCCTTCGCCGATAGATCGAATTTGAGGGCCCATTTGCAGACCCATACGGATGTCAAGAAGTATTCTTGTAAGAATTGTAACAAGACCTTCTCGAGGATGTCTCTCCTGACCAAACACTTAGAAAGTGGATGTCTTGGCAACGCTAATGTTATGCGTATGCCGACTGAAAATAGGTACT ATGAACCTGAAGATCTCAGCACCAAACCAAGGGATTTGAGAAAAACCGAAGAAATCTCATCGTCGAGTTCTCCAAGTCTGCCAAGTCCGACTAGCAGCACTAACACTCCTTCTCCTCATTTTGATTATACTTCAATTTCTCTTTCAAACTCAGCAGTTTCTTCACCTTCACCTCCAGCAATCTACCATCCAATTCCATTCCACCCAGCTTCTATAAGCCCTGAATACGCTCCTCAAACTTGGCACAGCAGTGTGGCAGCTCCTCATTACCCCTATGGATTCCACCCTTATGGATACCATCATCATGACTACGTTGTGAGGTCATCGTCACCTTATAGTGAAAGTTCTTTGTCGCCACCACATCAGCCAACTCACCCTATGATGCCGCTGGCCATCAAACCTCTGCCATATAGTGACCAATCTTCGCTGAGTCCAAATTCGTCGACAGCATCACCGCCTCCTGAGATGGTAACAGTTCGCGCTGACAAACATCGTCAAGCAGACAGACATCAATGCCCGGATTGTGGGAAGAGCTACTCTACCTTCTACAGACTCTCAAAACACCGTCAGTTCCACTGCGCTGCTGGTGATGGACCCAAAAAAGTCTTCAACTGCAATTACTGCGATAAAGTATACGTTTCTTCGGGAGCTTTCAAGATGCACATCAGGACCCACACTCTACCCTGCAAGTGCGAGATTTGCGGAAAAGGTTTTTCCCGACCTTGGTTGTTGCAAGGACACATCCGTACCCACACCGGAGAAAAACCCTTCTCTTGTACCCACTGCAACAGGGCTTTCGCCCTTAGATCGAATTTGATTGTCCATTTGCAGACCCATACGGATGTCAAGAAGTATTCCTGTAAGAATTGTAACAAGACCTTCTCGAAGATGTCTCGCCTGACCAAACACTTAGAAAGTGGATGTCTTGGCAACGCTAATGTTATGCGTATGCCGACTGAAAATAGGTACTGA
- the LOC123678041 gene encoding uncharacterized protein LOC123678041 codes for MPARGALKKCFPQSKSDEMEMNCDKCENKLEDFVVLCDGLCKRRFHPNCANLADDAWTTISNATNAKWYCNQYLLYIELILKNGINIAEIKKLFEEKIVDIENKLTATKNAKQNAKTKTYAQATGEVLVIKPKRKQESSITKEALMKSCNPATLEVEITQVKNIKEGGILIKCNSKEEVEKIRSATEKKLKRSYDMRLPNQINPRIKIVGIEEDMDKETIEEMIRKQNACLIKEHHLLDVKIIKKMRTRYMAIAECDPSCFSLLVERGKLSIGWSRCSVYEYIPVFRCYKCGNFDHKASECTEEDRCLLCTSVSHKTENCNEKVKCHNCVSMNEKFSLKLNVEHNIFDLNCSVYLRKVEAKRKYIKLPVNNSQ; via the coding sequence ATGCCAGCCAGAGGCGCACTCAAGAAGTGTTTCCCACAAAGTAAATCGGATGAAATGGAAATGAACTGTGataaatgtgaaaacaaattagaaGACTTCGTCGTGTTATGCGATGGATTATGCAAGCGGAGATTTCATCCAAATTGTGCCAATTTAGCGGATGATGCGTGGACAACGATATCAAATGCTACAAATGCAAAATGGTACTGTAATCAGTACCTGTTGTACAtcgaattgattttgaaaaatggtATAAACatagctgaaataaaaaaactatttgaagaaaaaattgttgatattgaaaacaAGTTAACTGCTACAAAAAATGCTAAGCAGAATGCGAAAACAAAAACTTATGCGCAAGCTACAGGAGAGGTGTTGGTGATAAAACCTAAACGAAAGCAGGAAAGTTCAATTACCAAAGAAGCCCTAATGAAATCTTGCAACCCTGCTACCTTAGAGGTAGAAATAACCCAAGTTAAAAACATCAAAGAAGGTGGAATCCTGATCAAATGCAACAGCAAAgaagaagttgaaaaaataagatCTGCAACTGagaagaaattaaaaagaaGTTACGATATGAGACTGCCAAACCAAATAAATCCAAGGATTAAAATAGTAGGAATAGAGGAAGATATGGATAAAGAAACAATTGAGGAAATGATTAGAAAACAAAATGCGTGCCTTATCAAAGAACATCACCTTTTAGATGTGAAAATAATCAAGAAGATGAGAACTAGATATATGGCCATTGCAGAATGCGATCCTTCGTGTTTTAGTCTTCTTGTCGAGAGAGGAAAATTGAGTATAGGGTGGTCCAGATGCAGTGTGTATGAATATATACCAGTATTCAGATGCTACAAATGTGGAAATTTTGATCACAAGGCCAGTGAGTGCACAGAAGAAGATAGATGCCTACTTTGTACGTCAGTAAGTCACAAAACTGAAAATTGTAATGAGAAAGTAAAGTGTCATAATTGTGTATCAATGAATGAAAAGTTTTCACTAAAATTGAATGTAGAACataatatatttgatttgaattgttcAGTATATTTAAGGAAAGTTGAGGcgaaaagaaaatatatcaaattaccTGTTAATAATAGTcaataa
- the LOC123678698 gene encoding protein snail homolog Sna-like, protein MRVEFLILQVVTNEFYFTTNEPEDLSTKPRDLRKTEEISSSSSPSLPSPTSSTNTPSPYFDYTSISPSNSPVTSPSPPAIYHPIPFHPASISPEYAPQTWHSSVAAPHYPYGFVPYGYHHHDYVVRSSSPYSGSSLSPPHQPTHPMMSLAIKPLPYSDQSSLSPNSSTASPPPEMVTVRADKHRQADRHQCPDCGKIYCTLSGLSKHRQFHCAAGDGPKKLFNCKYCDKVYVSLGALKIHIGTHTLPCKCEICGKAFSRPWLLQGHIRTYTREKPFSCTHCNRAFAYRSNLRTHLQTHTDVKKYSCKNCNKTFSRMSLLNEHLESGCLGNANVMRMPTENRY, encoded by the exons ATGCGCGTTGAATTTTTGATTCTTCAAGTAGTCactaatgaattttatttcaccACCA aTGAACCTGAAGATCTCAGCACCAAACCAAGGGATTTGAGAAAAACCGAAGAAATCTCATCGTCGAGTTCTCCAAGTTTGCCAAGTCCGACTAGCAGCACTAACACTCCTTCTCCTTATTTTGATTATACTTCAATTTCTCCTTCAAACTCACCAGTTACTTCACCTTCACCTCCAGCAATCTACCATCCAATTCCATTCCACCCAGCTTCTATAAGCCCTGAATACGCTCCTCAAACTTGGCACAGCAGTGTGGCAGCTCCTCATTACCCCTATGGATTCGTCCCTTATGGATACCATCATCATGACTACGTTGTGAGGTCATCGTCACCTTATAGTGGAAGTTCTTTGTCGCCACCACATCAACCAACTCACCCTATGATGTCGCTGGCCATCAAACCTCTGCCATATAGTGACCAATCTTCGCTGAGTCCAAATTCGTCGACAGCATCACCGCCTCCTGAGATGGTAACAGTTCGCGCAGATAAACATCGTCAAGCAGACAGACATCAATGCCCGGATTGTGGAAAGATCTACTGTACCTTGTCCGGACTCTCAAAACACCGTCAGTTCCACTGCGCTGCTGGTGATGGACCCAAAAAACTCTTCAACTGCAAGTACTGCGATAAAGTATACGTTTCTTTGGGAGCTCTCAAGATCCACATCGGGACCCACACTCTACCTTGCAAGTGCGAGATTTGCGGAAAAGCTTTTTCCCGACCTTGGTTGTTGCAAGGACACATCCGTACCTACACCAGAGAAAAACCTTTCTCTTGCACCCACTGCAATAGGGCTTTCGCCTATAGATCGAATTTGAGGACCCATCTGCAGACCCATACGGATGTCAAGAAGTATTCCTGTAAGAATTGTAACAAGACCTTCTCGAGGATGTCTCTCCTGAACGAACACTTAGAAAGTGGATGTCTTGGCAACGCTAATGTTATGCGTATGCCGACTGAAAATAGGTACTGA